GGGTCCTTGCGCAAGTCGACGAGCTATCATGACAAGTCAGTTAGAAAAATTCCAGCGCGCATGTATGCGGATGGGGGGGCCGCACCCGTTGCTCCATGTCAGCAGCGACCTCCTTCATCCCGGCAATAGCCTTGCGGGTGAGCTCGTTGtcctcgggcgacgagcttgttGCGAGCTCGACCTCGGTGGCCTGGATCTTGAGCTTGAAGCTCTTGATGGCGAGCTCCATCTCCttgacggcttcgtcgcgaAGGTCCTggtccatggcctcgcgctTCTCgttcttgccgtcgtcgcccgatgTGGTGACGGAGGCAAACTCGAGAGCCAGGGACAGCTTGTAGTGTGCCTCGGCGAGGATTTCGGAGTCTTCCGGGTAAAGCTCCATCTTGTAGTTGAGCGAGATGCGACCGTCTTCTATGGCGGCCGGGTACCGCTCGTTCTCAAGGGAGATCTCGGCGAGGCAGTCGTGCGTGTCGGCCAGGCGCTCCTTGATGTGTCggatggcgggcgagtcCTGCGCGggctccttgcccttgcccgccgcctcttcctcctggCGAAGCTGGTCTAGCTGCTTGAGATAACAGACTcgggcgaggtcgagaaTTTCAAAGGCAGTGGCCAggtcgtcttcttcttcttcctgttCCTCCTCCTGAGGGGCCTTTGGCTCCGGGTTAGCTCGAGACGGTGACGAAAGAGGTGAAAGGGCTCACCTCTTCGTCATCAGAGTCGTCAAAGTTCTCGTCGCCGGTGAATTGAAACAATGGCTTCTTCGCATCGGCAGGCCCCTCGTCCTTGTTCCCGGTGGCAGATGGCGCCGCACCGGCACCGCCCCCTtgcgccgccttgtccgcgtcCGCCTTAGGAGGGTTCTTGGAAgcggcgccgttgtcggcggTCTTTGCTTTCTTGTtctcggcagcagcagggccgccgagcacgtcACTCTTGCTCTGACCGACCTTGAAGACGCTGCGGCCGTAGTGGAAGAGGATTTCAGCG
Above is a genomic segment from Purpureocillium takamizusanense chromosome 2, complete sequence containing:
- a CDS encoding uncharacterized protein (EggNog:ENOG503NZRD~COG:B~COG:D), with amino-acid sequence MSEPAVEQSHPVEATALEAAPVEDAKSADNVEPAAAAVPAEVAELKAAVEEEDVATPVSRDEDPKSRRVSLADLSAKGTALYAHKNYDDAAEIFSKASAMQAELNGETAPENAEILFHYGRSVFKVGQSKSDVLGGPAAAENKKAKTADNGAASKNPPKADADKAAQGGGAGAAPSATGNKDEGPADAKKPLFQFTGDENFDDSDDEEAPQEEEQEEEEDDLATAFEILDLARVCYLKQLDQLRQEEEAAGKGKEPAQDSPAIRHIKERLADTHDCLAEISLENERYPAAIEDGRISLNYKMELYPEDSEILAEAHYKLSLALEFASVTTSGDDGKNEKREAMDQDLRDEAVKEMELAIKSFKLKIQATEVELATSSSPEDNELTRKAIAGMKEVAADMEQRLVDLRKDPIDASGLLGGDAAANALGGLLGAVAGETAADKQARVDEAAKNATDLSGLVRKKAKESEAAPESAPVVAPVTTSTNGKRKAEDDVLPDGGESPKKAKVDDNGAAAEA